One window of Microbacterium sp. Root61 genomic DNA carries:
- the ftsY gene encoding signal recognition particle-docking protein FtsY gives MAESSWSLGRALRGIFTKPTIDETTWDDMETALLTADFGPDITERLIEELREKVERYRTTDPRDLQRMLKEALEEHFAKFDTTLRLTERPAVVLVVGVNGVGKTTTIGKFAKFLQRFDRTVVVGAADTFRAAAVDQLATWAERGGAAIVRPQHEGQDPASVAFQTIEYAKQTSTEIVLIDTAGRLHTKGGLMDELSKIRRVIEKQAPISEVLLVLDATTGQNGVMQAQAFLEHAGVTGLVLTKLDGSAKGGFVLAVQEKTGIPVKLLGQGEGIGDLTGFTPHVFAASLVD, from the coding sequence ATGGCTGAAAGCTCCTGGTCTCTCGGTCGCGCGCTGCGCGGCATCTTCACCAAACCCACCATCGATGAGACGACGTGGGACGACATGGAGACCGCCTTGCTGACCGCGGACTTCGGCCCGGACATCACCGAGCGGCTGATCGAGGAGCTGCGCGAGAAGGTCGAGCGGTATCGCACGACAGATCCTCGCGACCTGCAGCGGATGCTGAAGGAAGCGCTCGAGGAGCACTTCGCGAAGTTCGACACCACGCTGCGGCTGACCGAACGCCCCGCCGTCGTGCTCGTCGTCGGCGTCAACGGCGTCGGCAAGACCACCACGATCGGCAAATTCGCCAAGTTCCTGCAACGCTTCGATCGCACCGTCGTCGTCGGTGCCGCCGACACCTTCCGTGCCGCGGCAGTCGACCAGCTCGCGACGTGGGCCGAGCGGGGCGGTGCCGCGATCGTGCGTCCGCAGCACGAAGGCCAGGATCCGGCGTCCGTCGCGTTCCAGACGATCGAGTACGCGAAGCAGACCAGCACCGAGATCGTGCTGATCGACACCGCCGGTCGCCTGCACACCAAGGGCGGGCTGATGGATGAGCTGTCCAAGATCCGCCGCGTGATCGAGAAGCAAGCGCCGATCAGCGAGGTGCTGCTGGTGCTGGATGCGACCACCGGCCAGAACGGCGTCATGCAGGCGCAGGCGTTCCTGGAGCACGCCGGCGTCACCGGGCTCGTGCTGACCAAGCTCGACGGCTCCGCCAAGGGCGGGTTCGTGCTGGCCGTGCAGGAGAAGACCGGCATCCCCGTCAAGCTCCTCGGACAGGGCGAAGGCATCGGCGATCTGACCGGTTTCACGCCGCACGTGTTCGCGGCATCCCTCGTCGATTGA
- the smc gene encoding chromosome segregation protein SMC, producing the protein MHLKSVTLKGFKSFAQPTTFAFEPGVTAIVGPNGSGKSNVVDALAWVMGEQGAKTLRGGKMEDVIFAGTATRGPLGRAEVQLTIDNADGALPIDYSEVTISRTLFRNGASEYAINGDTCRLLDVQELLSDSGLGREMHVIVGQGRLDSVLQASPEDRRGFIEEAAGILKHRRRKEKTLRKLDAMEANLTRLSDLAGELRRQLKPLGRQAEIAREAATIAAVVRDAKARLFADELVRLRGELDAHARSEQERHSERLVLQDQAENQKLRVEKLESEQRSEVVDAARGTAFALERVQERLRGLFTLAGQRLALLGVDDDAGIEHATVSQATIDEARADIDEIGAGLGEAQDAAAAAMRDVVRARAELDALDTDIAAQSALVSEHDMKLTALRGTAEAAASALAAVRTAVERQERALEAALTRRAEAAETLAGLDPDLVPEESSAEHAAAYDRAQREATETEAAVGALRDRLHAAEREHEALTAQTKALGRALDVKNGATELIARGGAGIRGLVSDSVQVKPGYEVAIAAVLGSLAEGVLVEGRGDAVALADNVRGGDLGVVDMVIAGAGMMRPSFPVLAGITPAREVVTAPEGVLGVLSYVAIADDLSAAVAAGPALANAELGGPVTIVTRAGEVCTEYTLRAGSGSGRSRLELVAERDAATERLAEVAVIADALREELEARVRELATSRQRTKASLESLRAHDAALAAHAEQVNRATVRHEAAIAECERLEAGLRQAQAAVEEAEGAARVAGDRLSAAMEAPRPMLDASARDGMLEALEAARDDEMRARLDVETLKERVRAGEARVVSLERQRERERAAAEEAARRAVIRRLQREVAADVVAQLPALMDSVDRSVTQAKVELATAESARSAVTAELTELRRQEAAVRERLAGLTESVHGLELKIHEKRLHVTSLLERVASELGLEEDILISEYGPDQAIPGDEVVEDDAAAASVPFDRAAQRKRLQDAERKLGQLGRVNPLALEEFAALEQRHKFLTEQLGDLTQTRKDLLTIIEELDERMQVIFLAAFEDTRVAFGEVFPILFPGGTGSISLTNPDSPLTTGIEVMVRPVGKKIERLSLLSGGERSLAAVALLTAIFKARPSPFYILDEVEAALDDANLGRLLGVFEQLRESSQLIVITHQKRTMEIADALYGVSMRQDGVSAVVGQRVGDRVAS; encoded by the coding sequence CGACCACGTTCGCTTTCGAGCCCGGCGTCACCGCGATCGTCGGACCCAACGGCTCGGGCAAGTCGAACGTCGTGGACGCTCTCGCCTGGGTGATGGGGGAGCAGGGCGCGAAGACGCTCCGCGGCGGCAAGATGGAGGACGTCATCTTCGCCGGTACCGCGACCCGCGGCCCGCTGGGCCGCGCCGAGGTGCAGCTGACGATCGACAACGCGGACGGCGCACTGCCGATCGACTACTCCGAAGTGACGATCAGCCGCACGCTGTTCCGCAATGGCGCCAGTGAGTACGCGATCAACGGCGACACATGTCGTCTGCTGGACGTGCAGGAGCTGCTGAGTGACTCCGGACTCGGCCGCGAGATGCACGTGATCGTCGGCCAGGGGCGCCTGGACAGCGTGCTGCAGGCGTCGCCGGAAGATCGCCGCGGCTTCATCGAAGAAGCCGCCGGCATCCTGAAGCATCGCCGCCGCAAGGAGAAGACCCTCCGCAAGCTGGACGCGATGGAGGCGAACCTCACGCGCCTCAGCGACCTCGCCGGAGAGCTGCGCCGCCAGCTCAAGCCGCTCGGTCGCCAGGCCGAGATCGCGCGCGAGGCCGCCACGATCGCCGCCGTCGTCCGTGATGCGAAGGCGCGGCTGTTCGCCGACGAGTTGGTGCGACTGCGCGGCGAGCTCGACGCCCACGCGCGCAGCGAGCAGGAACGCCACTCCGAGCGTCTGGTGCTGCAGGACCAGGCCGAGAACCAGAAGCTCCGCGTCGAGAAGCTCGAATCCGAACAACGCTCCGAAGTCGTCGATGCCGCGCGCGGCACCGCATTCGCGCTGGAGCGGGTTCAGGAGCGCCTCCGCGGGCTGTTCACACTCGCCGGGCAGCGGTTGGCGCTGCTGGGCGTCGACGACGACGCGGGCATCGAGCACGCGACCGTCTCACAGGCCACGATCGACGAAGCGCGCGCGGACATCGATGAGATCGGTGCCGGGCTCGGCGAGGCGCAGGATGCGGCGGCCGCCGCCATGCGCGACGTCGTGCGTGCACGTGCCGAACTGGATGCGCTGGACACAGACATCGCCGCGCAGAGCGCCCTCGTGTCCGAACACGACATGAAGCTGACCGCACTGCGTGGAACGGCGGAGGCCGCGGCATCCGCTCTCGCCGCCGTCCGTACCGCTGTCGAGCGGCAGGAGCGCGCGCTCGAGGCGGCGCTCACGCGACGCGCCGAGGCCGCGGAGACACTGGCGGGACTGGATCCCGATCTGGTCCCCGAGGAGTCGTCCGCGGAGCATGCGGCGGCCTACGACCGCGCGCAGCGCGAGGCTACCGAGACCGAGGCCGCGGTCGGCGCGCTGCGCGACAGGCTGCATGCCGCCGAGCGCGAGCATGAGGCTCTCACCGCCCAGACGAAGGCGCTGGGCCGCGCGCTGGACGTCAAGAACGGCGCCACCGAACTGATCGCACGCGGCGGTGCCGGCATCCGGGGCCTCGTCAGTGACTCCGTGCAGGTCAAGCCGGGGTACGAGGTGGCGATCGCAGCCGTGCTCGGCTCGCTGGCGGAAGGCGTACTCGTCGAAGGGCGTGGCGACGCCGTGGCGCTGGCCGACAACGTGCGTGGGGGAGACCTCGGCGTGGTCGACATGGTCATCGCCGGCGCCGGCATGATGCGTCCGTCGTTCCCGGTTCTCGCCGGCATCACACCCGCGCGCGAGGTCGTCACGGCCCCCGAAGGCGTGCTCGGCGTGCTGTCGTACGTGGCCATCGCCGACGATCTGTCAGCGGCCGTGGCAGCCGGTCCGGCCCTCGCCAACGCCGAGCTCGGCGGACCGGTGACGATCGTGACGCGTGCCGGCGAAGTCTGCACCGAATACACGCTGCGCGCCGGCTCCGGCTCGGGCCGCTCGCGACTCGAACTCGTCGCAGAACGGGATGCCGCCACCGAGCGCCTCGCCGAGGTCGCGGTCATCGCCGATGCACTGCGCGAAGAGCTCGAGGCCCGCGTCCGCGAGCTCGCGACATCACGCCAGCGCACGAAGGCGTCGCTCGAATCGCTGCGCGCCCACGATGCGGCGCTGGCCGCGCACGCGGAGCAGGTCAACCGCGCCACCGTGCGGCACGAGGCGGCCATCGCCGAGTGCGAGCGCCTGGAGGCCGGGCTCCGGCAGGCTCAGGCGGCGGTCGAGGAGGCCGAGGGTGCTGCCCGGGTCGCCGGGGACCGGCTGTCCGCGGCTATGGAGGCTCCGCGGCCGATGCTCGACGCGTCCGCGCGAGACGGCATGCTCGAGGCGCTGGAGGCGGCTCGCGATGACGAGATGCGCGCCCGTCTGGACGTCGAGACGCTCAAGGAGCGGGTGCGCGCCGGCGAGGCGCGCGTCGTGTCGCTGGAGCGGCAGCGCGAGCGGGAGCGGGCTGCGGCCGAGGAGGCCGCACGTCGTGCCGTCATCCGTCGTCTGCAGCGCGAGGTCGCCGCCGACGTGGTCGCGCAGCTGCCGGCGCTCATGGACTCGGTCGACCGGTCGGTGACGCAAGCAAAGGTCGAACTGGCCACTGCGGAGTCCGCACGCAGCGCCGTCACCGCCGAACTCACCGAGCTGCGCCGGCAGGAAGCGGCCGTGCGCGAGCGCCTGGCCGGACTCACCGAGAGCGTGCACGGCCTCGAGCTGAAGATCCACGAGAAGCGCCTGCACGTGACGAGCCTGCTGGAACGGGTGGCCTCCGAACTCGGGCTCGAGGAAGATATTCTCATTTCGGAATACGGCCCGGACCAGGCGATCCCAGGAGACGAGGTCGTCGAGGACGACGCGGCTGCGGCGTCCGTTCCGTTCGATCGCGCCGCTCAGCGCAAGCGCCTGCAAGACGCCGAGCGCAAGCTCGGCCAGCTCGGGCGGGTGAACCCGCTAGCCCTCGAGGAGTTCGCCGCGCTGGAGCAGCGGCACAAGTTCCTCACCGAGCAGCTCGGCGATCTCACCCAGACGCGCAAGGACCTCCTCACGATCATCGAGGAGCTCGACGAACGAATGCAGGTCATCTTCCTCGCGGCGTTCGAGGACACCCGCGTGGCGTTCGGCGAGGTGTTCCCGATCCTGTTCCCGGGCGGCACCGGCAGCATCTCGCTGACCAACCCCGACTCGCCGCTGACGACCGGCATCGAGGTCATGGTCCGCCCCGTCGGCAAGAAGATCGAGCGTCTCTCACTGCTGTCGGGTGGCGAGCGCTCGCTCGCGGCCGTCGCGTTGCTGACGGCCATCTTCAAGGCGCGGCCGAGCCCCTTCTACATCCTGGACGAGGTCGAGGCGGCGCTGGACGATGCCAACCTCGGTCGCCTGCTCGGCGTCTTCGAGCAGTTGCGCGAGAGCAGCCAGCTCATCGTGATCACGCACCAGAAGCGCACGATGGAGATCGCCGACGCCCTCTACGGCGTCTCGATGCGTCAGGACGGCGTGTCCGCCGTCGTCGGTCAGCGCGTCGGCGACCGCGTGGCCTCGTAG